A genomic segment from Flavobacterium sp. 9R encodes:
- a CDS encoding FeoA family protein: protein MPTTIHSLKKGERAIIKDFDIDAIPLKLLEMGCLPGNEVELLQIAPFGDPLYLNINGSHVAIRIATAQEIEVERIQ from the coding sequence TTGCCAACAACAATACATTCACTCAAAAAAGGAGAAAGAGCCATTATCAAAGACTTTGATATTGATGCGATTCCATTAAAATTGCTCGAAATGGGCTGTTTGCCTGGTAATGAAGTAGAGTTGCTGCAAATCGCTCCCTTCGGTGATCCGCTGTACCTAAACATTAACGGATCGCACGTTGCCATTCGAATAGCAACGGCTCAGGAAATAGAAGTGGAACGAATCCAATAA